In Mastomys coucha isolate ucsf_1 unplaced genomic scaffold, UCSF_Mcou_1 pScaffold5, whole genome shotgun sequence, one genomic interval encodes:
- the Znf287 gene encoding zinc finger protein 287 isoform X2, with protein MRPVQKELYKTVTLQNYWNMVSLGLTVYRPTVIPILEEPWMVIKEIVEGPNPEWETKAQAHIPLKALPKLKQDGTQAIKLEESSDDDNNDGLERQPVCAFRKSHIDEGDFSLKSELSPEDPTEEYLSKCDIYRDNFEKHTNLIVQFDTQSDDKASLHSESKPTFNNVSSASVVVHGKILPGDKPYSCNVCGKKFRKYPSLLAHRDNHAKEKSYECEECGKEFKHLSSLIAHQRMHTGEKPYECHQCGKAFSQRAHLTIHQRIHTGEKPYKCEDCGKDFSQRAHLTIHQRTHTGEKPYKCLECSKTFSHSSSLINHQRVHTGEKPYICNECGKTFSQSTHLLQHQKIHTGKKPYKCNECWKVFSQSTYLIRHQRIHSGEKCYKCTACGKAFAHSSTLIQHQTTHTGEKSYICNVCGKAFSQSANLTQHHRTHTGEKPYKCSVCGKAFSQSVHLTQHQRIHNGEKPFKCNTCGKAYRQGANLTQHQRVHTGEKPYKCHHCGKAFIYSSSLNQHRRTHTGERPYKCSHCNKDFSQRTCLIQHQRIHTGEKPYGCRICGKAFTQSTNLIQHQRVHTGARHRN; from the exons ATGCGCCCTGTTCAGAAGGAACTGTATAAGACGGTGACTTTACAGAACTATTGGAACATGGTTTCTCTAG GACTGACTGTGTACAGGCCAACTGTGATTCCCATCTTAGAAGAGCCATGGATGGTGATCAAAGAAATTGTAGAAGGCCCTAATCCAG aatGGGAAACTAAAGCTCAAGCACATATCCCATTAAAGGCTCTTCCTAAACTCAAACAGGATGGAACCCAAGCCATAAAATTGGAAGAGTCCTCTGACGACGACAACAATGATGGCTTAGAGAGGCAGCCAGTGTGTGCCTTCAGGAAGAGTCACATTGATGAGGGAGACTTCAGTTTGAAGTCAGAGCTTTCACCAGAAGACCCTACAGAAGAATACCTTAGtaaatgtgatatatatagagataattttgaaaagcacacAAACCTAATTGTACAGTTTGATACCCAGTCAGATGATAAAGCTTCTCTGCATAGTGAAAGCAAGCCAACGTTCAATAATGTCTCGTCTGctagtgtggtggtgcatgggAAAATACTTCCTGGAGATAAGCCTTATTCATGTAATGTCTGtggaaaaaaatttagaaaatacccGTCACTCCTGGCACACCGAGATAACCATGCCAAAGAGAAATCTTACGAATGTGAAGAATGTGGTAAAGAATTTAAGCATCTCTCATCCCTCATTGCCCATCAGAGAatgcacactggagagaaaccgtACGAATGCCACCAGTGTGGAAAAGCCTTCAGTCAGCGCGCACACCTGACTATACAccagagaattcatactggagaaaagccCTACAAGTGTGAGGATTGTGGGAAAGACTTCAGTCAGCGCGCACACCTCACCATCCATCAAAGgacacacactggagagaaaccatataAATGTTTGGAGTGCAGTAAAACCTTTAGCCATAGTTCATCCCTGATTAATCATCAGCGGgttcatactggagaaaaaccttaCATATGCAATGAATGTGGGAAGACTTTCAGCCAGAGCACGCACCTTCTCCAACATCAGAAAATCCACACTGGGAAAAAGCCGTATAAGTGCAATGAGTGTTGGAAGGTGTTCAGCCAGAGCACTTACCTCATTCGACACCAGAGAATCCATTCTGGAGAGAAGTGCTACAAATGTACTGCATGTGGGAAGGCCTTTGCCCACTCCTCAACCCTCATCCAACATCAGACCACCCACACTGGAGAGAAATCCTATATCTGCAATgtgtgtgggaaagccttcagccAAAGCGCCAACCTTACCCAGCATCATAGAACACACACCGGAGAGAAACCGTACAAATGTAGTgtgtgtgggaaagccttcagccAGAGTGTGCACCTCACGCAGCACCAGAGGATTCACAATGGAGAAAAGCCCTTCAAATGTAATACCTGTGGGAAAGCATACAGACAAGGTGCGAATCTGACTCAGCATCAACGGGTCCACACTGGCGAGAAGCCCTACAAATGCCACCACTGCGGGAAGGCCTTTATCTACTCTTCGTCGCTTAATCAACATCGGAGAACTCACACTGGAGAGAGACCCTATAAGTGTAGTCACTGTAACAAAGATTTTAGCCAGAGAACATGCCTTATTCAACACCAGAGGATTCACACGGGAGAAAAGCCCTACGGGTGCCGCatatgtgggaaagccttcaccCAGAGTACAAATCTCATTCAACATCAGCGGGTTCATACGGGCGCCAGACATCGCAATTGA